The segment NNNNNNNNNNNNNNNNNNNNNNNNNNNNNNNNNNNNNNNNNNNNNNNNNNNNNNNNNNNNNNNNNNNNNNNNNNNNNNNNNNNNNNNNNNNNNNNNNNNNNNNNNNNNNNNNNNNNNNNNNNNNNNNNNNNNNNNNNNNNNNNNNNNNNNNNNNNNNNNNNNNNNNNNNNNNNNNNNNNNNNNNNNNNNNNNNNNNNNNNNNNNNNNNNNNNNNNNNNNNNNNNNNNNNNNNNNNNNNNNNNNNNNNNNNNNNNNNNNNNNNNNNNNNNNNNNNNNNNNNNNNNNNNNNNNNNNNNNNNNNNNNNNNNNNNNNNNNNNNNNNNNNNNNNNNNNNNNNNNNNNNNNNNNNNNNNNNNNNNNNNNNNNNNNNNNNNNNNNNNNNNNNNNNNNNNNNNNNNNNNNNNNNNNNNNNNNNNNNNNNNNNNNNNNNNNNNNNNNNNNNNNNNNNNNNNNNNNNNNNNNNNNNNNNNNNNNNNNNNNNNNNNNNNNNNNNNNNNNNNNNNNNNNNNNNNNNNNNNNNNNNNNNNNNNNNNNNNNNNNNNNNNNNNNNNNNNNNNNNNNNNNNNNNNNNNNNNNNNNNNNNNNNNNNNNNNNNNNNNNNNNNNNNNNNNNNNNNNNNNNNNNNNNNNNNNNNNNNNNNNNNNNNNNNNNNNNNNNNNNNNNNNNNNNNNNNNNNNNNNNNNNNNNNNNNNNNNNNNNNNNNNNNNNNNNNNNNNNNNNNNNNNNNNNNNNNNNNNNNNNNNNNNNNNNNNNNNNNNNNNNNNNNNNNNNNNNNNNNNNNNNNNNNNNNNNNNNNNNNNNNNNNNNNNNNNNNNNNNNNNNNNNNNNNNNNNNNNNNNNNNNNNNNNNNNNNNNNNNNNNNNNNNNNNNNNNNNNNNNNNNNNNNNNNNNNNNNNNNNNNNNNNNNNNNNNNNNNNNNNNNNNNNNNNNNNNNNNNNNNNNNNNNNNNNNNNNNNNNNNNNNNNNNNNNNNNNNNNNNNNNNNNNNNNNNNNNNNNNNNNNNNNNNNNNNNNNNNNNNNNNNNNNNNNNNNNNNNNNNNNNNNNNNNNNNNNNNNNNNNNNNNNNNNNNNNNNNNNNNNNNNNNNNNNNNNNNNNNNNNNNNNNNNNNNNNNNNNNNNNNNNNNNNNNNNTATGCAGTCTGATGGATAAGGATCCCACAGACTCGGTGCCCTAGTTCAAGACCTAGGCAAAAAcgagtcttcccaagatctttcatctcaaactcggaTTTCAGATAAGCCGCGGTctctttgatttcatcaagagtaccgataatgttcatgtcatcgacataAACGGCCACTATTACAAATCCGGAAGTTGTCTTCTTTATGAACACGCACGGGCATAGTTCATCGTTCTTATATCCCTCCCTAATCAAGTAGTCACTTAGACGAGTATACCACATTCGCCCGGATTGCTTTAATCCGTAAAGTGAGCGTTGCAACCTTATAGCATACGCACTCCGTGGTTTAGAGTCACTTGATTTAGGTAACGTAATGCCATCAggcactttcatatatatctctgaatctagatccccatagagatatgcCGTAACCACATCCATGAGCTGCATGTCAAGTTTTTCGgacactaccaaactgactaaGTAGCGGAAAGTTATGACGTCCATGACTGGAGAGTAAGTCTCCTCATAATTAATCCCGGGGCGTTGTGAGAAACCTTGCGCCACAAGGCGGGCCTTATACCGAAGtacctcattcttctcattatgCTTTCTAACAAAGACCCATTTATGTCCAACAGGCTTTACACTCGGCGGAGTTAGCACTACTGGGCCGAAGacctgtctctttgttagaGAGTCTAATTCTGCCTGGATTGCAACTTTCCATTTAGGCCAATCTGCTCTGTTTTGGCATTCTGCAACAGAGCGTGGTTCGATGTCATTGTGCTCAATGATTTCATGAGCCGCGGAATAAGCAAATATATCATCGACATGGGTTGATGACCGGTTCATCAATTCATAAGTGTTATCATAACACATGGAGATCTCTATGTTCTCTGATGTTGACATTGACCCTGAGGCGTCCCCCATGGATTCTAATATCAACTCGTGGACATAACTGTAATCAGAGATGATCTCGTGAGAAGGATTCTCAACATCGATGATCAAAGAATTGACTCGTGCCTTGTCGGTCTGTTTCTTTCTCGAACGCATGTCAACCGAACCAGGTGGCCTCCACCTTTTCCTTTGGAGAGCCACGGCCTCCATCCCTCCACCATGGGCGGCGCCGCCGACGGCGGCAGTACCGAGCCCGGGGATGGCCGTGCCCTTTTTAGGGACTTCGAGCCTAGCAGGAACATTTGCAGCTGGTATATCTGATCTAGTCACTTTCGTAATCTCGGAGAAAGAGTCAGGCATCGTATCTGCTACTTTCTGAAGTTCGAGAATACGTTTCACTTCACGTTCAGATTGTGAGGTGCGGGGATCATAATGAGACagagtggggacaaaccacgacaattcatgTCGTTCCACATGAACACGTTTGTTcctatctccccctaacgatgGGAAGagtgtctcatcaaagtgacaatccacAAACCTTGCGGTAAAGAGATCACCTGTTAATGGCTCGAGATATCTGATAATCGTTGGAGATTCATAACCAACGTAGATACCCAATCGTCTCTGATGACCCATTTTAGATCGCAGTGGAGGCGTAATTGGCACATAAACTGAACAACCGAAAATGCGTAGATGCGAAATGTCAGGCTCATATCCAGTGACCAACTGGTACGCACTGAATGGTTGTTTGGCAGTGGGTCTGAAACGAATAAGTAAGGCtgcatgcaatattgcatagccccatgACGCAATTGGAAGGttggtgcgcattaccaaCGCTCGAGAAATAAGCTAAAGCCGTTTAATCGTAGCTTCGGCGAGACCGTTTtacgtgtgaacatggggtacggGATGCTCGATTGCAATCTCGATAGACATGCAATAGTCATCAAAAGTCTTTGATGTAAATTCTCCAGCGTTATCCAATCGAATTGACTTAATTGGATAATCCGGGTGGTGAGCCCAAAGTTTAATAATTTGTGCTAGGAGTTTTGGAAATGCAGCATTAAGTGTGGACAAGAGCGCGACATGAGTCCAACGCGTTGAAGCATCCACCAGGACCATAAAGtatcgaaatggtccacattcaGGATGGATGGGTCCACAAATATCACCTTGGATACGATGTAGAAATGGAATGTTCTCGGTGTTATCTTTAGCGTAAGACGGTCTCGATACTACTTTCGCTAAAGAGCAAGCTTTGCAAAACGAATGATGAGCGTTTGAAAGAGTCAACGGCACATCAAGGGAAGAACGGCGcgcctcaattgcttgagggaGCGGCCGAGCGGCAGCCATGAAGTTGGTGCGGAGCCCGGGAGACGTCAAAGTCCCCTTTGGGCCGTGGTGACCAGTTGAGGCGTCACCACCATGATTCAAAATAATATCATTTCCCAGatattttcgttttgatttgaagaagggatgtccatgagaattacGCAGAATTCGGATCATCATGTCCCTTCCAGGATGACCAAGTCGATCATGCCAAAGCTTGTATGAGTCAGAGTCCCAAAGATCCTGTTTGGCGACTACATGGGATTCAATAATCCGAATCGTAGT is part of the Fragaria vesca subsp. vesca unplaced genomic scaffold, FraVesHawaii_1.0 scf0513126, whole genome shotgun sequence genome and harbors:
- the LOC101292366 gene encoding uncharacterized protein LOC101292366, whose protein sequence is MRTNLPIASWGYAILHAALLIRFRPTAKQPFSAYQLVTGYEPDISHLRIFGCSVYVPITPPLRSKMGHQRRLGIYVGYESPTIIRYLEPLTGDLFTARFVDCHFDETLFPSLGGDRNKRVHVERHELSWFVPTLSHYDPRTSQSEREVKRILELQKVADTMPDSFSEITKVTRSDIPAANVPARLEVPKKGTAIPGLGTAAVGGAAHGGGMEAVALQRKRWRPPGSVDMRSRKKQTDKARVNSLIIDVENPSHEIISDYSYVHELILESMGDASGSMSTSENIEISMCYDNTYELMNRSSTHVDDIFAYSAAHEIIEHNDIEPRSVAECQNRADWPKWKVAIQAELDSLTKRQVFGPVVLTPPSVKPVGHKWVFVRKHNEKNEVLRYKARLVAQGFSQRPGINYEETYSPVMDVITFRYLVSLVVSEKLDMQLMDVVTAYLYGDLDSEIYMKVPDGITLPKSSDSKPRSAYAIRLQRSLYGLKQSGRMWYTRLSDYLIREGYKNDELCPCVFIKKTTSGFVIVAVYVDDMNIIGTLDEIKETAAYLKSEFEMKDLGKTRFCLGLELGHRRLKIKRSKIMLRYDMRPESSTFEVCFKRIGLGTRSLLRMKET